A single Cryomorphaceae bacterium DNA region contains:
- a CDS encoding DUF4834 family protein — MIKVLLILGLLYLGFRLFWGNLFRALTGMTPREMRQRQQEAYERGRASRPDARAEGEVRVESSKDKKSPPKDVGGEYVDFEEVD, encoded by the coding sequence ATGATCAAGGTACTTCTCATCCTCGGACTGCTCTATCTTGGCTTTCGCCTTTTTTGGGGTAATCTTTTCCGTGCCTTGACTGGAATGACGCCGCGTGAAATGCGCCAGCGCCAGCAAGAGGCATATGAACGAGGTAGGGCCTCACGGCCCGATGCCCGAGCCGAAGGAGAGGTTCGCGTCGAATCCTCTAAAGACAAAAAATCCCCACCCAAAGATGTGGGCGGGGAATATGTCGACTTCGAAGAAGTAGATTAA
- a CDS encoding PAS domain S-box protein, which yields MEQLKTSAFTSFEHLPLPVLIIHNGLVVYTNEAYLELRDREDSLVGLKTVELDEFIIPPDLHCMIADLDDHSTKSIEYSFLNRDGLVRWESANGNSTFIEEVGECKIILFEDLTSRKKIRVGSGLCSVPTPVFHKDHNGRFTIVNKSFCAFFGLTEEEILGRRFEDLGFMSEDESLQESDAQLMRGEVEQVEYSLRLNIKGESRRVEVCKKAVVDEEGHAVSIAGSFTDRTEQDKRLQDLIRYRHHSEQAMSIGETGAFEFDSESMTMYWEHPLTSELLGFPSEKRSCTPKELWANFYEEDQEWLAPHFDHFWEKDPIDFRHRIYTAEKEIRWLRIQGRAVTGIDGKTRYLGVLRDITEARSSRLELKETRNRLQLLMDSMGHMIYSVDRSYCLREYNRELVNSFHAFSTQKITAGINMTELDQLPQDFNIRLKGYFDQAFQGEEQTGTEVVDLGDSGALSFKYNIGPLYGLDGKEIIGAISYVENISSAVSTKKELVQTEQRLQNMINSMGHMIYAVDRSYCLKDFNAGWEQAYEFYYGKQPVKGANILEFQEIPQELRSRFKEYYDSAFEGKETRFEEYVPRDEEQGLYAETTILPIRDAEESEVLGAVVYVEDVTHRVEAEKRLKSSEDQHRIISENMPNVLWQADKDVNVQYVNPGGLKMLGLDNPKFGPEKWVDIIHPDFMDALHAKWGECIQNKSNYELEVKMKVASGDYRWFKSFATPFLNNEGEIEKWIGLSIDVHDLKVALTELERTNERLREISWVQSHEMRAPLARIMSLVDLLDPSASDFNEIRNYLMDASNELDRVIKRVVLAARSMEDLDL from the coding sequence ATGGAACAACTGAAAACATCGGCATTTACCTCCTTCGAGCATCTCCCATTACCGGTGCTGATTATCCACAACGGACTTGTTGTTTATACCAATGAAGCGTATCTAGAGCTTCGAGATCGGGAAGATTCCCTAGTAGGTCTGAAGACCGTCGAATTGGATGAATTCATCATTCCTCCAGATTTACACTGCATGATCGCGGACCTTGATGATCACTCTACCAAATCCATTGAATATTCTTTCTTGAATCGCGATGGTCTCGTCAGATGGGAAAGTGCCAATGGAAATTCAACTTTTATAGAAGAGGTAGGTGAGTGTAAAATCATATTGTTTGAAGACTTAACCAGCAGAAAGAAAATTCGCGTAGGCTCTGGCCTCTGCAGCGTTCCCACTCCAGTATTTCATAAGGATCACAATGGACGATTCACCATAGTCAATAAATCTTTTTGTGCCTTTTTCGGCTTGACCGAAGAAGAGATTCTGGGAAGAAGATTTGAGGATTTAGGATTCATGTCAGAAGATGAATCGCTTCAAGAGTCTGATGCTCAGCTCATGCGCGGTGAAGTAGAGCAAGTTGAGTACTCCTTACGATTGAATATCAAAGGAGAAAGCCGTCGGGTTGAGGTGTGTAAGAAAGCCGTTGTTGACGAAGAGGGTCATGCCGTAAGTATTGCGGGGTCTTTTACGGATCGTACCGAGCAGGATAAACGACTTCAAGACCTAATACGATATCGTCATCATTCAGAACAAGCGATGTCCATCGGTGAAACCGGAGCTTTTGAATTCGATTCGGAATCCATGACCATGTATTGGGAACATCCTCTTACGAGTGAGTTGTTAGGTTTCCCCAGCGAAAAACGTTCGTGTACTCCGAAAGAACTGTGGGCTAACTTTTATGAGGAGGATCAGGAATGGTTAGCACCTCATTTTGATCACTTTTGGGAAAAGGACCCTATTGACTTTAGGCACAGAATTTACACTGCGGAAAAAGAAATCCGATGGCTCCGAATTCAAGGCCGTGCGGTAACTGGCATCGATGGAAAGACAAGGTACTTGGGAGTACTTCGGGACATTACGGAAGCGCGCTCTTCCCGTCTCGAATTGAAGGAAACGCGAAACAGACTTCAATTACTGATGGATAGCATGGGTCATATGATCTATTCCGTTGATCGATCATATTGCTTGAGAGAGTATAACCGAGAACTCGTGAATAGTTTTCATGCCTTCTCTACTCAAAAGATCACTGCGGGTATCAATATGACTGAGCTCGACCAACTTCCCCAGGACTTCAATATTCGACTCAAGGGTTATTTTGATCAAGCCTTTCAAGGTGAGGAGCAGACCGGGACGGAAGTTGTTGATTTGGGCGACTCAGGTGCGCTCTCCTTCAAATACAACATTGGTCCTTTATACGGTCTAGACGGAAAGGAAATTATTGGAGCGATTTCCTATGTGGAAAACATATCAAGTGCAGTCAGCACTAAAAAGGAGCTTGTTCAGACGGAACAACGCTTGCAAAATATGATCAACAGCATGGGGCATATGATCTATGCGGTGGATCGATCCTATTGTTTGAAGGATTTCAACGCTGGTTGGGAGCAGGCTTATGAGTTCTACTACGGAAAACAGCCCGTCAAAGGAGCTAATATTCTCGAGTTCCAGGAAATCCCTCAAGAGCTCAGAAGCCGGTTTAAAGAATATTACGACAGCGCTTTTGAAGGTAAAGAGACCAGATTTGAAGAGTACGTTCCGAGGGATGAAGAACAAGGACTCTATGCAGAAACTACTATTTTACCCATCCGAGATGCTGAGGAGTCAGAAGTACTAGGTGCGGTGGTGTATGTTGAAGATGTTACCCACAGAGTAGAAGCCGAAAAACGATTGAAATCAAGCGAAGATCAGCATCGAATTATATCCGAAAACATGCCCAACGTGCTTTGGCAGGCTGACAAGGATGTAAACGTGCAATATGTCAATCCAGGAGGGTTGAAGATGCTGGGATTGGATAATCCCAAGTTCGGACCTGAAAAATGGGTAGACATTATTCATCCTGATTTCATGGATGCACTTCACGCTAAATGGGGTGAGTGCATTCAAAATAAATCCAACTACGAGTTGGAAGTCAAGATGAAAGTTGCGAGTGGCGACTACCGTTGGTTCAAGTCCTTCGCGACACCTTTCTTAAACAATGAAGGCGAGATAGAAAAGTGGATCGGATTGTCAATTGACGTTCATGATTTGAAAGTGGCATTGACGGAACTTGAACGGACCAACGAACGCTTAAGAGAAATATCCTGGGTTCAATCGCATGAAATGCGCGCCCCACTCGCCCGAATTATGTCTTTGGTCGACCTTTTGGACCCTTCGGCGAGCGATTTTAATGAAATTCGGAACTACCTAATGGATGCTTCGAATGAACTGGATAGGGTCATCAAGCGCGTGGTTTTGGCGGCTCGATCCATGGAAGATTTGGATTTGTAA
- a CDS encoding cytochrome-c peroxidase — MKRLSLLAVALAIGLSSCQKDEEPTNSGNNGSGDIPVDPVVLNLPDTPFNYANLNLPNHFNGGPVANADNTPATNPTTDEGATLGRVLFYDTQLSLNNTVSCASCHQATAGFSDPLAFSVGFEGGETGRHSMNLINARYYAPEHFFWDGRAETLEDQVLMPIQDQVEMGMTLDSLIARLQTLEYYPELFEEAFGTEDIDEDRVSRALAQFVRSIVSYQSPYDIAVAATPGPPTGDLIGFTDEQNLGKQIFEDPARGACGACHGTPVQIAPAPRSNGLDANPTDIGFGEVTGNLTDYGLFKTPSLRNIELTAPYMHDGRFATLDEVIEHYNSGVQNHANLSPPLRLGNGQIRRLNLTQEEKDALKAFLLTLTDNTLATEERFGDPFVN; from the coding sequence ATGAAACGTCTCTCCCTACTGGCCGTCGCGCTCGCGATAGGCCTGTCCAGTTGCCAAAAAGATGAGGAGCCAACCAATAGCGGAAACAACGGATCTGGGGACATTCCCGTTGATCCAGTAGTCCTCAATCTACCGGATACCCCGTTCAATTACGCCAATCTCAACCTACCGAATCATTTTAACGGTGGCCCCGTTGCCAATGCGGATAATACTCCCGCAACGAATCCGACAACAGACGAAGGTGCTACCCTGGGACGCGTGCTATTTTACGACACCCAATTATCATTAAACAACACCGTGAGCTGTGCTTCGTGTCACCAAGCCACTGCGGGGTTCAGTGATCCTCTAGCATTTTCGGTCGGGTTCGAAGGTGGTGAAACGGGTCGTCATTCTATGAACTTAATCAATGCGCGCTACTACGCACCCGAGCACTTCTTTTGGGACGGGCGCGCGGAGACGCTTGAAGATCAAGTATTGATGCCCATTCAAGACCAGGTCGAAATGGGCATGACCTTAGATAGCCTCATCGCTCGTTTGCAAACACTTGAGTACTATCCAGAGCTTTTCGAAGAGGCATTCGGGACGGAAGATATTGATGAGGACCGCGTGTCAAGAGCATTGGCGCAGTTTGTCCGTTCCATTGTCAGCTACCAGAGTCCGTATGATATAGCTGTTGCCGCTACCCCTGGACCTCCGACCGGAGATTTAATAGGGTTTACGGATGAGCAGAACTTGGGCAAGCAAATTTTTGAAGACCCCGCGAGAGGAGCATGTGGCGCCTGTCATGGTACACCCGTTCAGATTGCCCCAGCACCCCGAAGCAATGGTTTGGACGCGAACCCTACGGATATTGGATTTGGCGAAGTCACGGGAAACCTGACAGATTACGGCCTCTTCAAAACACCGAGTCTGCGCAACATTGAGCTGACGGCTCCATACATGCACGATGGAAGGTTTGCGACCTTGGACGAGGTCATCGAGCACTACAATTCAGGCGTACAGAACCATGCGAATCTGAGCCCCCCACTTAGGTTGGGTAACGGGCAGATTCGACGACTAAACTTAACTCAAGAAGAGAAGGATGCACTGAAGGCCTTTTTGTTGACCTTGACGGACAACACCTTAGCCACAGAAGAGCGCTTTGGCGATCCCTTTGTAAACTGA